The Streptomyces sp. NBC_00102 genome segment GTGTTGGTGATCCAGTACGGGGTGTAGTGCGCGCCCGCCTCCTTCAGCAGCGCGCGCAGCGCCTTCTGGCTCTTGTCCGCGTGCGCGGTCTTCGCCGCGATGACCGCCCGGTCCTTGTCGGTCTTCTTCCTCGTCCTGCGGGCGGCCGAGGTGTCGGCCTCCGAGTCGAGCCGCACCCAGAAGGTCGTGGTGGCGTGCTCGTCGAGCTGCCGCACGACCTTGCTCTGCGCCTTGTCCTGAAGTGCGCCCGCCGCCGGCGGCGGTGTGGGCCCGGCGACGGCGGGGGCTGCTCCGAGCAGCGGCACCGCCATCACCGCGGTGAGCGCGACGGCGAACAGTCTTCGCCTGCGCGGGAAGTCGTACGTCACCTGCGGAACCTCCTTGGGACAGGACGGTCCTTCCGCCCTGCGGGTCTGTCGCCGACCGCCCCGCGACGGCGTCGGCCGGTGCCGGAACGATCCGCTTCCGGGCACGCCGAACTCCGCGTTGCCGATGGGAACTCAGAGATGAAGAGGGGGAGAAGAGGGGGGAGAGAAAGGAAGGTGCGGGGGGATGACCGGATCCTGGCGCACGTCCGCTCACCGGGACAAGGAATGCCGGTGGCGAGTGTGCGACACCCGCAAAGCTGTCGTGGACCCGACAGCCATCAGCGCCGAATGCTTCAACCGGACATGTTTCAGAACCAGTTGTTGCGCATCGCGTACCAGCCCAGTTGGAGCCGCGAGGTCACCGACGCGGCGTCCATGAGGGCGCGCAGCCGCCGCTGCACGGTGCGCGGCGACGTACCGACCTGCTTCGCCGTCGCCGCGTCCGTCAGGCCCGACAGCATCAGCTGCAGGATCCGCCGGTCCGCCGGGCTCAGGTCGCCGCCCTCGCGCAGATACGGACGGGAGTGCCGCCACGCCATCGCGAACAGCTCGACCGCCAGCACCACCAGGGGCGGCCGCAGCAGCAGCGAGAGGTCCGGGCTGACCTGGACCATCGCCGTCTCCCCGTCCGCCACGGCGAGCTTCATCAGCGGGCTGTCCACCACCCGTACCTGCTCCCCGGCGCGCACCCGTTCCTCCAGCGCGGGCAGCGCCTCGGGCTCGGCGAGGAAGTCGCGGTCGACCAGGATGCGGTAGCCGACCGCCGGACCGTCGTCGTGCCGCGCGGGCCCGTCCCCCTCCCACCGCCCTCCGGCGGACTTCAGGGTGGCCGGCACCGGGGTGACGGTGTTGAGGCCGGTCAGGAAGGCGTCGAAGGTCCGGCGCGCGCCCAGCTCCAGTTCCAGGACCCTGCGCCGCTGCGCCTGCCGCCCCTCGACGATCTCCACCCCCGCGGGCCCGGTGTCCGGTCCCCGGAGGCCGTCCAGCGACCTGACCGCGTCGGCCTCCGCGCGGCGCAGGTCGTCGCCCAGCCGCAGGAAGACGGCGCGCAGCCGGTCGGCCGGGCCCGGGGCGGCAGGACCCCGGGCGGCAGGACCCCCAATTCCGGCGCGGGAGCCAGGCGTGACGGGCTCCGCCTCCTCGGCGGGTGTCGGCTGACGTCCTGGATCAGGCATGCGCGCCAGTCTCTCCCACGGCCGCGTCGGCCCGGTCCGGCCAAGACGACCCCCGGGGGATGCCCCGGACCCGGCCCCGGCCGGTCCCCGCCAGCCTCCGGCGGGTCGCCGGACCCGCCCGGAGCCCCCGGTGGCGAGCGCACGCCATGACGTAATGCCGCCACTCCCGGAGAGACCCGCCGGGCCGCCCGCCCGGCAGACGGCACTTCGACGGCACGCGCTGGGCCGTGTCCGACCCTGCGCGTCGGATCAGTGGGCGGTGTCCGGTGCGGTGCCTCGCAAGGCGGAGGACCGCCCGAGTACGGGATGTACCCGGGCGGTCCGACAACGCCGCGAGGTGCCGCACCGGGCGCCGCCCGCCCGACGGGAAGGGTCAGGCACGCCCTAGACTTGCCCACCATGACAAGCGAGCCCGTCGTCCGGATCACCTCCCTGGTGAAGCGGTACGGAACCAAGACCGCGGTCGCCGGCCTCGACCTCGCGGCGGCCCCCGGCATCACGGCCGTCCTCGGCCCGAACGGCGCCGGCAAGACCACCACGATCGAGACCTGCGAGGGCTACCGCCGCCCCGACGCCGGCACCGTCCGCGTCCTCGGCCTCGACCCGGTCGCCGACGCGGCACGGCTGCGCCCCAGGATCGGCGTCATGCTCCAGTCCGGCGGCGTCTACTCCGGCGCCCGCGCCGAGGAGATGCTCCGCCACATGGCGAAGCTGCACGCGCACCCGCTCGACGTCGACGGCCTGATCGAACGTCTCGGCCTCGGCAGCTGCGGGCGCACCACCTACCGGCGCCTCTCCGGCGGCCAGCAGCAGCGCCTCGCGCTCGCCATGGCCGTCGTCGGCCGCCCCGAGCTGGTCTTCCTGGACGAGCCCACCGCCGGGCTCGACCCGCAGGCCCGCCGCGCCACCTGGGACCTCGTGCGCGAGCTGCGTGCCGACGGCGTCTCCGCGGTGCTCACCACCCACTTCATGGACGAGGCCGAGGAGCTCGCGGACGACGTCGCCATCGTCGACGCCGGGCGTGTCGTCGCCCAGGGCAGCCCCGACGAGCTCTGCCGGGGCGGCGCCGAGAACACCCTGCGCTTCTCGGGGCGTCCCGGGCTCGACCTCGGCTCGCTGATCAAGGCGCTGCCGGACGGCTCCGGCGCCGCCGAGCCCGTCCCCGGCTCGTACCGCATCTCCGGGACCATCGACCCGCAGCTGCTCGCCACCGTCACCTCCTGGTGCGCCCAGCACGGGGTCATGCCGGACGGCATCGCCGTCGAGCGGCACACCCTGGAGGACGTCTTCCTGGAACTCACCGGCAAGGAGCTGCGCGCATGAGCGCCGGTACGTACGCCCCCCGCCCGGGCGCCGCCCCGCTGTCCCGGATGATCGCCGCGCAGACCGCGCTGGAGACCCGGATGCTGCTGCGCAACGGGGAGCAGCTGCTGCTGACGGTGATCATTCCGGCGCTGCTGCTGGTGCTCTTCGGCTCCGTGGACATCGTGGACACCGGCTCCGGCGATCCCGTCGACTTCCTGGCGCCCGGCATCCTCGCGCTGGCCGTGATGTCCACCGCCTTCACCGGCCAGGCCATCGCCACCGGCTTCGAGCGCCGGTACGGCGTCCTGAAGCGGCTCGGCGCCTCCCCGCTGCCGCGCTGGGCGCTGATGACCTCCAAGACCCTGTCGGTCCTGGTGACCGAGGTGCTCCAGGTGGTCCTGCTGACCGTGATCGCCTTCGCGCTCGGCTGGTCGCCGCACGGCAACCCCCTCGCCGTACTGCTCCTCCTGGTGCTGGGCACCGCCGCCTTCTCGGGCCTGGGCCTGCTGATGGCCGGGACGCTGAAGGCCGAGGCGACCCTCGCGGCGGCGAACCTGGTCTTCCTGCTGCTGCTGGTCGGCGGCGGGGTGATCGTGCCGATGGAGAAGTTCCCGGACGCGGTGGCCTCGGTGCTCGGCCTGCTGCCGATCGCGGCGCTCTCGGACGGCCTGCGGGACGTGCTCCAGCACGGTGCGGGCGTCCCCTGGGGCGATCTGGGCATCCTCGCCGTCTGGTCGGTGCTGGGGCTCGGCGCGGCGGCGAAGTTCTTCCGCTGGGAGTAGGAGGGGGCAGCGCGGCGGTGACTCCGGTCACGGTTCGCGGCGACTCGTCCCCCTCGTGAAAGCTTGCACAAGCTGCCGCTTACGATGGTGCGCGTGCCCAAGCTGACCCGAGCCGAAGTCGCTCAAGCCGCGCGGAACCCCCTCGCGTACATCGCCGAACGGTGGACCCCGGACCCCCGGACCGTCCGCCGCGCCGCCATGTCCGCCGTCGTGATGGCGGTGATCATCGTCGCCACCGGCGGCGCGGTGCGGCTGACCGGTTCCGGTCTCGGCTGCCCCACCTGGCCCAAGTGCACCGAGGACAGCCTCACCACGACCAGCGCCATGGGCTTCCACGGCGTCATCGAGTTCGGCAACCGCATGCTGACGTACGTGCTCTGCGCGGCCGTCGGCTGGGCGATCGTCGCGGCGCGGGCGCTCAAGCCCCGGCGGCGGAGCCTCACCCGGCTCGGCTGGGCCCAGTTCTGGGTGGTCATGGGCAACGCCGTGCTCGGCGGCTTCGTGGTGCTGGTCGGCCTCAACCCGTACAGCGTGGCCGCGCACTTCCTGCTCTCCGCCGCGTTGATCACCGTCGCCGTGGTGATGCACCAGCGGGTGGGCGAAGGCGACGAGGCCCCCAAGCCGCTGGTCGGCAAGGCCGTCTCCCAGCTGACCTGGATCCTCGTGGTGGCCGCGGGGCTGCTGGTCGCGGTCGGCACCGTGGTGA includes the following:
- a CDS encoding helix-turn-helix transcriptional regulator, translated to MPDPGRQPTPAEEAEPVTPGSRAGIGGPAARGPAAPGPADRLRAVFLRLGDDLRRAEADAVRSLDGLRGPDTGPAGVEIVEGRQAQRRRVLELELGARRTFDAFLTGLNTVTPVPATLKSAGGRWEGDGPARHDDGPAVGYRILVDRDFLAEPEALPALEERVRAGEQVRVVDSPLMKLAVADGETAMVQVSPDLSLLLRPPLVVLAVELFAMAWRHSRPYLREGGDLSPADRRILQLMLSGLTDAATAKQVGTSPRTVQRRLRALMDAASVTSRLQLGWYAMRNNWF
- a CDS encoding ABC transporter ATP-binding protein, yielding MTSEPVVRITSLVKRYGTKTAVAGLDLAAAPGITAVLGPNGAGKTTTIETCEGYRRPDAGTVRVLGLDPVADAARLRPRIGVMLQSGGVYSGARAEEMLRHMAKLHAHPLDVDGLIERLGLGSCGRTTYRRLSGGQQQRLALAMAVVGRPELVFLDEPTAGLDPQARRATWDLVRELRADGVSAVLTTHFMDEAEELADDVAIVDAGRVVAQGSPDELCRGGAENTLRFSGRPGLDLGSLIKALPDGSGAAEPVPGSYRISGTIDPQLLATVTSWCAQHGVMPDGIAVERHTLEDVFLELTGKELRA
- a CDS encoding heme A synthase, producing MVRVPKLTRAEVAQAARNPLAYIAERWTPDPRTVRRAAMSAVVMAVIIVATGGAVRLTGSGLGCPTWPKCTEDSLTTTSAMGFHGVIEFGNRMLTYVLCAAVGWAIVAARALKPRRRSLTRLGWAQFWVVMGNAVLGGFVVLVGLNPYSVAAHFLLSAALITVAVVMHQRVGEGDEAPKPLVGKAVSQLTWILVVAAGLLVAVGTVVTGAGRHAGDSSDVHRIPLDWKLISQLHADLAWVVVALTLALWFVLKAVDAPPGPRRRAAELFLVLMGQGVIGYVQYFLDTPEILVGLHMVGACLVWIGVLRVLLSQRERPVAAAAPLPRSGDALTTV
- a CDS encoding ABC transporter permease, whose translation is MSAGTYAPRPGAAPLSRMIAAQTALETRMLLRNGEQLLLTVIIPALLLVLFGSVDIVDTGSGDPVDFLAPGILALAVMSTAFTGQAIATGFERRYGVLKRLGASPLPRWALMTSKTLSVLVTEVLQVVLLTVIAFALGWSPHGNPLAVLLLLVLGTAAFSGLGLLMAGTLKAEATLAAANLVFLLLLVGGGVIVPMEKFPDAVASVLGLLPIAALSDGLRDVLQHGAGVPWGDLGILAVWSVLGLGAAAKFFRWE